ttatatggcagtgtagaaggggctttggctcctggtcccccccccccccaatggcctATTCAACAGTGTTACAGTCACTAGGTTATACACAGTTCTGTAAGTAATAATAAACAATGGGCAGAGAAGGGTAGAAGGTCACCAAGATACTTACAGATGTTCACAGCACAGTCTCCATCACCCATCCTAATGAGAAAGAAGTGAAAAGCAGGTTACTAAACATATTTGCTTACTTTTATATCCTTCGCTTGCATAAAAATAATCAAACTGGTCTATAACAAGCTCACAAAATATTAGAATCAaccaaaattattaaaacatttattcAGAACCCCATGAAACAACAATGAAACAGATGAAAGAGGCTAAAGTAAAAAATGTGTGTCTTGACACCATTTATCTGGTTAAACGGGGGAGCTTGCATGCAGTGAATGTGGGGCTATTTTTGGATCTCAAGATCATTCCAATATGTTGTAGGTTAAGGTTATGGCTACAATTAGCAGAAAAGTTAACTTTAACCAGATTCATTGTAATCAACACAAAACTCAGGTTCAACCGCTATTCCAGTTTGGTTCTGTACATGAAAAGGCAGATACGATTTTGTCCTTTCCCTCAGAGATTGTCTTCTGCCAGGAATAAAAGTGATGATTGAAAAGGTCTCAAGTGGTGTCTGTAACACCTGACAAGTGTGATTCATTTGGCAGACTATGCTAATTAACCCAAGGATCCTCACCTTAGTTCCTCTCCATCCAGCAGCTTCCTGTATGTAGTGATCTCTATATCCAAGCCCATCTTCATGTTCATTAGATCCTGATACTCCCGTAGTTGGCAAGCCATATCCTGCTTAGCCTTATGTAGGGCATCTTCCAGCTCAACTAGCTTGCACCTGGCATCTTTCACAGCAGTGCCCCCACGTTCCTCGGCAGCAGCCACCTCTTCTTCTAGCTTGGCACGCTGTGAATGAAAGGTGCAAGATCTTAACAGACAACACATGAACTGAACTTAGTTCATCTTCTTACCTGAGCATTGGGTAGTGTTTGCAATGTTTTCTCTGTTTCAGTTCAGTTCAGATTCCaattaaaagaaaggagattccaacagAACATCAAGAAAATGTTTCTGATGGTACAAGTTGTTTGCCTGCTTATGAAAATGTTGGGACTTTCcattggagatttttaaacagagggtgaatATGCACTTCTTAGGGATACTACTTAGTGGCTAATATCTGTAATGAAAGGAGATTGGACAAAATGGCCTTTCAGGTCCCTTTTAGCAATTATAATTCTGATTCcttttaatacagtggttctcaaccggtgggtccccaagtgttttggcctacaactcccagaaatcccagccagtgtaccagctgttagatttctgggagttgaagaccaaaacatctggggacccacaggttgagagccactgctttgATAGGAATTCTTGCTTTTCTTGCTGTAAACTTTATAAGTCACACATGCCTTTCAGAGTATTTTCTGAACTGAGAGTTGTCAAGGAAGTTCTTCTTATATCTTCCCATGCAAACATCCCTACATATACTTTCTTGCCATTATCTTCAAATGAAAATTGTTTTCAAATACATCTGTTCAGCATCAAGAACAATACATGTGGACATAGCTGTTTTAGAAAATAAATGAGAGATTAAAATGTACTAAAGTTGTGAACCAGCATTGTCATGGCATTGTGGAATATAGAAGGCCTGTGCCAGTTATTTATTTCAAAGACAGAAGTCAACTGGTTTCTTTATTACATGCAATAGCCATAATTGTTCCAATATACAATTTCAATACATTATGACAACTTTACAACCATAGTCCCAAGGGCAATTATGTTCCTTCTCACCTGGGCTTTGACATTTGAAACTTCTGACTCCAACCTGTGAACAGCTCTTGTTATCTCACTAAGTTCTTCTTTGACATGACGTAGGTTGTCACAGTGTTTGGCAGCAGTAGTTTTCAACTCCTGATACTGAAGCACAAGAGAAAATAACAGCTGGGAAATGCTAGAGACTGTGTGAATAATTCTTCTGCTCCCTATCAAAGCTCCCATGCAGCTATAGCTATCAGAATAGAGACAGTATCCAGCCTCCACCAACAAAAGTTACAAGAAATGATTAACAACTCTCCAGGCTATTTTATTGGGCATCAATTGCACATGAGATTAGGAAATCCCTTCTGCTGTGGTGGTCTGCTCAGAGCATGCATTATTAGAGCATGGCTGAAGCAATGAGAGATGCTAAAGCCCCTTCGAACTGTccttacatcccaggatctgatcttaggttatctgatttgaaccggattttatgaatctccactgccagataacctgggataatcaaataatctaggatcagatcctgggatatagagcagtgtaaaaTGGGCATTAGTAAAAGGTacagattttcccctgacattaagtccagtcgtgtctgactctggggtgtggttctcatctccatttctaagccgaagagccggcattgtccgtagacacctccaaggtcatgtggctggcatgactgcatggagcaccattaccttcccttcagagctatacctattgatctactcacatttgcatgtttttgttttgctaggttggcagaaggtggggctgacagcagaagcacacaccgctccccggattcgaacctgtgaccttttggtcaacaagctcagcagctcagtgctttaacccactgcgccactgggggctcccaaaaGGGGCCTTAGTTAAGTATAATTATCTTAGTATACTTAGTACATTGGTATATTTTAGTAAATAATTCATTTAGAGTAATGCCAATGTTTAAAGGTTAGAGCATCACCCAATACAGACACTCCAAGCTTCACTTCTACTCTGAAAATCTCTTCTACTGGGGTGGACAAAATGTGGCCTTGCATGTGGGTCCCCAAAGCTGTTTGTCTAGTCCCTAATCTACTGACTACCTTTTTCTTGAACAAATAAGGGTGAATTGAGACTTCTGGGAGTCTctagaagcaggcatgtagcggggggggggggggggcttgaggggcttcagccctcccctccccaaattctcatggtggttcgcgaaaaaggccttactggtgcattatttaaactgttatgtttattcatatcatgatctgatcaccatactcaatatatcccatatgcatgggggtattggggtaatgatacaaaaggtttgctagagtagaccctctttcactcagactcagcccccccgaaactcagcccccccgaaaaaatctcaccccccccccctccctggaatcaaaatcctggctacgggcctgtctagaCGTAGCATttctcaattttaaaaaatcccattgtCCCAAAATACTTGGGGCAGAATATCAAGCCTCTCAGATTTCTGGCTACCTACtgaaaaagcctttaaaaaactTAACCACCCAGCATTTCCCTGCTACTagaaaattgctcctgccccgCCCACTtcttcctggtgcatcatttctttgTGCCACGAGAGGGCCAGCAGCAGGGAAATGCCAGCCGAGtaagttattttctctttttaaggcttttctgaaGAGTTCTTTTTGTCTGAGTACCCTGCCGGAAGATCTAGCAGTGCATCTGGAAACACCCTTTCCTCATAAAAGCATGACCTTTCTGGGGCCTTTGTGAACTCTAATGTGAGCACAATCACGTTTTTTAAACCTGTGTGGATGCAAATTAAAGTCCTGGGTGGAACTGCCCTTACTTAAACAAGTAAGCAAGGAGAGGGGCTGGACGGATTGCCAAATACCCACCCATGGCAATTTGCTATGAACATGAGTGGGTATGGTCATCATCCCCTTCCCCCATCCCCGTTTAGTCCTTAAAAATAGAGACAAAACTTTCATATAGAGACATGACACTTGCCTTAGTTTCCTGGGGAATGGAAATGAAACTATGGagctttggagggggggggggatcaccccATCCTATCTCCAAAGCTCTGCAGTTTCATTTTCAAGCCTTGGGAAGTAAGATAAACCTTTTGCCTCCATACAAAGGCTTATCTTACTTACTTCCACAAGGCTTAGGGAGCATCCTACGACACTTTTTCACCAATGATGTATGGGCATGTTGCCCATCCCATGATGTCACTTGACTTTCAGCAGAGGCCCTGCCCACAACTGGAATGAAAGCATCGTACAACACTTCTGCCCTATCACAGGAGCCTGTTTGTGTTgtgttggctccaatggagccagcacagatcCTCACCACTCAGGGAACAAGTGGAAGGGTTGACTCTGGCTTTGTTTGCTGCTTCCCATCAACAAAGGACTCTGCTCCCACCACAGTGCCCCCTTGAGTTCTACTCAAAGTGCCCACCCTTTTCTTGAAGTTTGCAATGTGACATGTCAGTCATCTCCCTTTACCCACTTTTCCAACATACTGGCACCGCTATATTTTAAACATGGGACCTACCTGACAACGGCACCATGCTTCAGCCTCAGCCCGGCTCCTTGAGGAGATTTCTTCAAATTGACGCCGATATAGCTCCATAACACAGTCCATATTCAGACCTCGGCTGTTGTCCATCTGTACTGTGACACAGGTGTCTGAGATACAAGACTGAAGCTCATGGATTTCCTACAAGACAAATTGGACAGAAGCAGGGAGTCACTGTTAGTGGTATGGATGTCTATTTTCATTAATACAAAAATGACTTGAGGTTTGATCTCTCGGCTTTCtgagaaaatagaaaatacattTGATCTCTCTCCCATTCCCCTGcccatatataaataataaataaatacattttattgattagcccttaggctatATCACCCATACTAAACCAAACAACAAAGCTTTATATGACTTAATAaaactctatgtagtaagttaagtaagacacttataataatacagtaaataagagTTATAAAACTTAATATATACATCATAGTTCCTACCCCTCTGCCCATATATGATGTTCAATCAATGGGAAATTGGGTTGTTCTTGATAGACTTTGAAACTTTGGCTTTCAACCTCACATTCTGGGTAATTTTTCTCAAACATGTGGCAGCTTATCAGGTGAAGTGTTGTGGGAATCCATTTGTGCCAAAGACCCACCAAGCATTCTTGATTTCTATTTTTCTTCAAATATGTCCTAAGGTGGTGGGAATTTGACCCATAAAGTTCTTGACTGAAAAAGATTTAAAGCTCAACTTGGTTTAGACCATGGGTTCCCAGACTTGGTTCCCCAGATGGGTTTGCACTATAGATAGCATTGCCAACAGGAAAGGATTTGGAGAATTGTAACCCAAATACTATAGGGAGTATCTAAACTTGAAAATCACTAGCCTAGATAATACTTTATTCCTTCCTCTTATTCTCTTCTGGTGGATTTATAATCCCTAGGAATTCATAGCTATGGTTCTTTCATTCTCAggtgcaaggatttaaaaaaaatcaagtgttTTCTCACCATTGAGAATGTTTTAAAagcatgtttaaaatatttattatttttctgggATTATTTTGTGTGAAAATCAATGTTTTGTGCAAAATTCACTTTTTTTGCTATATGCACAGAAATCACATATCATTTTACCCTTGTATTGCAATGCCAGATTTTGCAGCAGCTGAAAACTTTCCAATGAGGTGTATTTCCTGCTCTATTTTGTATAGTCTTACTAGTCAATTGTATTTTATCCCACTGTCCTTCCTGAAAGCTCAAGATGGAATATGTGACCTAGTATTATACTATGCCATGTGGTCCTTTTTGCTTCATTGGGGAAAGTTAATTTTTGCCCTATCTGAGATTTTCCAGATATATTTTTACTAATGTCTCATTATGCTTTATCACTCAGCATAGTACCTGGGAAGGGAAGAATAGTCTATAAGCTAATTCACCCATACTTTCTATGCTATAGGTGTGGTCAGGTGATATTTTCTGAGTAGGAGATCCATAGTATTTTCATTGGTTTTAGTTGGCTAGACTGTGAGTTCAGTGCCGGAAGTAGCACCACCTCACTCTTATGGCCAATAGCATGGGAGGGATACCTATCATACAAAAACCTATTCAAATGTTCTCTAAGCCACTCATGGATCTTTCTTCTTCAGCCAAAGTACCCATCTCAATTCTTTCTAAGCTTCTATAATCCTTTTTCAGAATGCACATTTTAGGCCATAGCATTCCCAGCACCCATAAGGAAAACATCTTACCTGATAAAAAGTGGGTTTGTAAAAGAAAAGGTCTTTTATCAAAGCCTGCACTTTAGCTTCCTTTTCTGATTTGTCCATGAAAACACAATCCACTTCCTGTAGGAATATAGAATTTAAAGGGGAAAATGTTGAACAACTTTAGGAAGAAATTTTAATGTTTGCCATTATCACTAGTCAAGGCTTGGGGAGtttaaaaacaccaaaaatacAGCAAGGTACAGAAACATAAATGGCTTTTCAGAAATGTTTTTTGCCACTTGCCTTTTTAATGGACACATACTCATTCTCAGTACATGTTCGTTTGTGGCACTCCTCTTCAAACCTGGTGAGGGAAGTTAAACATTTTATTAACATTTTCACATTTTATTGTGGTGCTCATGAAATCACCCATTTTTCCTGAGTTTAGTATCAGTCTACTCTAGAATATAATCTGTAAACTGTTAATGTATTAAACATCATTTCTGTTTCAATAAATTACTTCCTCTTGCAGAGAGCTTGATGCTAACAACTATGCCAGCAACTTTCTCTTGGAATAAAGGTGAGATGTAAATTTAATAACTAAAGTAAGTAATTATATAGACAAAACAGGACTTCTTAGGTATTTCACATCAAAGGATTATTTGCTAGTGTTTTATAGAGGATAGTCTTCACTTTGAAGAGCTCTCttagtagaccagtggttctgaacctctgggtccccaggtgttttggcctacaactcccagaaatcccagccagtttaccggctgttaggatttccagaagttgaaggccaaaatgtctAGGGACCCACTGAAGTAGACAGTGTCATGCTTGGGAGTGCTCTCCATTGGAAGGGCTGCCTCATCCAAGACCTGAGTCCCGTTTCTAGTATCAGATTAGATTCCCTAAAACCATGGAGCCCATTGAAGTGTTAACCAACTACTAATCTTGCATTTactcaatgggtctactctagttgaggCTAAACTACATTTAGGCTGAAGTCTGGTTTAAAGATGGAGATCAAAATTCAGAAGAGAGACCAATT
This genomic interval from Anolis sagrei isolate rAnoSag1 chromosome 2, rAnoSag1.mat, whole genome shotgun sequence contains the following:
- the LOC132768389 gene encoding keratin, type II cuticular Hb5-like encodes the protein MPCSPNITRVTCNQDLLEPLNLGIDATAQATKCQEKKELQSLNSKFASFIDKVQFLEQQNLMLKTKWDFLRERKCCKSNMEPIFKEYIASLKKEQECMECERAQLQAEMKNWRGALEVNKKKFEEECHKRTCTENEYVSIKKEVDCVFMDKSEKEAKVQALIKDLFFYKPTFYQEIHELQSCISDTCVTVQMDNSRGLNMDCVMELYRRQFEEISSRSRAEAEAWCRCQYQELKTTAAKHCDNLRHVKEELSEITRAVHRLESEVSNVKAQRAKLEEEVAAAEERGGTAVKDARCKLVELEDALHKAKQDMACQLREYQDLMNMKMGLDIEITTYRKLLDGEELR